The following are from one region of the Streptomyces fradiae genome:
- the def gene encoding peptide deformylase, giving the protein MSQQGTEQEQTGVYAVDEDGFIVDTEDTEARETAHRERGTSRPITVVGNPVLHRECKDVTEFGDELAQLIDDMFTSQRTAEGVGLAANQIGVDLKVFVYDCMDDEGKRHVGHVINPVLVDLPAEQRHLDDSNEGCLSVPTAYAELARPDYAEVNGQDMHGNPIKVRGTGYFARCLQHETDHLYGFLYIDKLSKRDRKDALRQMEEGTPRYETVPNA; this is encoded by the coding sequence ATGTCGCAGCAGGGCACTGAGCAGGAGCAGACGGGCGTGTACGCCGTGGACGAGGACGGCTTCATCGTCGACACCGAGGACACCGAGGCCCGCGAGACCGCCCACCGCGAGCGCGGCACCTCGCGCCCCATCACGGTCGTGGGCAACCCCGTGCTCCACCGGGAGTGCAAGGACGTCACCGAGTTCGGCGACGAGCTGGCGCAGCTCATCGACGACATGTTCACCAGCCAGCGCACCGCCGAGGGCGTCGGCCTCGCCGCCAACCAGATCGGCGTCGACCTCAAGGTCTTCGTCTACGACTGCATGGACGACGAGGGCAAGCGGCACGTCGGCCACGTGATCAACCCGGTCCTCGTCGACCTGCCGGCCGAGCAGCGCCACCTCGACGACTCCAACGAGGGCTGCCTGTCCGTCCCCACCGCCTACGCCGAGCTGGCCCGCCCGGACTACGCCGAGGTCAACGGCCAGGACATGCACGGCAACCCGATCAAGGTCCGCGGCACCGGCTACTTCGCCCGCTGCCTCCAGCACGAGACGGACCACCTCTACGGCTTCCTCTACATCGACAAGCTGTCGAAGCGGGACCGCAAGGACGCCCTCCGCCAGATGGAAGAGGGCACCCCGCGCTACGAGACCGTCCCGAACGCCTGA